The Amycolatopsis jiangsuensis nucleotide sequence CTCGTGTTCCTTGGTGTAGGAGAGGTTTTCCGGAACGCTCATTGCGGGGATCCTTTCGGTACGGCCGGCCGCTCCTGTCCGCAGCGCCGGCCGCCGGGCTTTCAGGCCCGGGAGTAGAAGGGCAGGCCGACGACCTCGACCGGTTCGATCTTGCCCCGGATGTCGACCGACAGCCGGGTGCCGGGCTCGGCGTACGCCCGATCGACGTACGCCATCGCGATCGGGTACCCGAGCGTCGGCGACAGCGCTCCGCTGGTGACCTCGCCGACTTCGGCTTCTTCGGACAGCAGCCGGTAACCGCGGCGCGGCGCCCGGCGCCCGGCGCCGCGCAGGCCGACCCGTACCCGGGGCACCTCGGCCTTCGCCAGCTCTTCCAGCGCGGCCCGGCCCACGAAGTCGCCGGGCTTCTCGAACTTGACCACGCGACCGAGGCCGGCCGCGAACGGATTCAACGCCCGGCTGAGCTCGTTGCCGTACAACGGCATTCCGGCCTCGAGCCGGAGCGTGTCACGACAGGCCAGTCCACAAGGGATCAGTCCGTGCGGCTCGCCGGCCTCGGTCAGGATCCCCCACAGCGCCGGCGCTTCCGCCGCGGCGACGAACAGCTCGAAGCCGTCCTCGCCGGTGTAACCGGTGCGGGCCAGCAGCACCTCGTGCCCCTTCACCACCGCGGGCACGCTCGCGTAGTACTTCAACGCGGCCAGATCCGCATCGGTCACCGCGGCCAGCACGTCGGCCGCCTTCGGCCCCTGCACCGCGATCAGCGCGGTCGCCTCGGAGCGGTTGTCCACCACGGCGTCGAAGCCCCGCACACGCTCGGCGAGCGCCTCGGCGACCACGTCGGCGTTCCCGGCGTTGGCCACGACCAGGTACTCCTCGTCGGCCAGTCGGTAGACGACCAGATCATCGAGCACGCCACCCTCGGCGTCGCAGATCATCGTGTAGCGCGCACGGCCCGGCTTCAGCCCGGAGAGGTTGCCGACCAGCGCGTGGTCGAGCACGTCGGCGGCCTGCGCACCGCGGACGTGGATCTCGGCCATGTGCGAGAGGTCGAACAGGCCCACGGCCTCGCGGACGGCTTTGTGCTCGGCCAGCTCGCTGGCGTAGCGGACCGGCATCGACCAGCCGGCGAAATCGGTGAACAGGGCGCCGAGGTCCTGGTGAACCCCGTGCAGTGACGTCTCTTTCGACACACGTTGCCTTTCGTAGTCGTCAGTGGCGGCCGAAGTGCCGGCCACTCACGAGCTGTACGCGTCGAGGGGCGGGCAGGAGCAGACGAGGTTGCGGTCGCCGCGGGCGCCGTCGATCCGGCGCACCGGCGGCCAGTACTTCGTCCGGCGCGACACTCCGGCCGGGTACACGGCCAGCTCGCGGTCGTAGTCCGCGCTCCACTCGCCGACCAGCGCCTCCGCGGTGTGCGGCGCGCCACGCAGCGGGCTCGTGGCCGCGGTCCACCGGCCGGCCGCGACCTCGTCGATCTCGTGGCGGATGGCGATCATCGCCTCGCAGAACCGGTCGATCTCGGCCAGGTTCTCGCTTTCGGTCGGCTCGACCATCAGCGTGCCCGCGACCGGGAACGACATCGTCGGCGCGTGGAAGCCGTAGTCGATGAGCCGCTTGGCGACGTCGTCGACGGTCACGCCGGTCTCCTTGGTGATCCCGCGCAGGTCGAGGATGCACTCGTGCGCGACCAGGCCGTCCTGCCCGGTGTAGAGCACCGGGTAGTGCGGTGCGAGGCGGGCGGCGACGTAGTTGGCCGCCAGCACCGCGACCTCGGTCGCCGCGGTCAGGCCGGACGCGCCCATCATCCGTACGTACGCCCAGGAAATCGGCAGGATCGAGGCCGAACCGTAGGGCGCACCGCTGATCGGGCCGACGCCAGTCTCCGGGCCGGCCTGCGCGAGCAGCGGGTGGTTCGGCAGGTGCGGCGCGAGGTGCGCGCGCACCGCGACCGGGCCGACTCCCGGGCCGCCACCGCCATGCGGGATGCAGAACGTCTTGTGCAGGTTGAGGTGCGAGACGTCGCCGCCGAACTCACCCGGTTTCGCCAGTCCGAGCAGCGCGTTCAGGTTCGCGCCGTCCACGTAGACCTGTCCGCCGCCGTCGTGCACGATCTTCGCCAGCCGTTCGATGCCGTGCTCGTACACCCCGTGCGTGGACGGGTAGGTGACCATGATCGCGGCCAGCGTGTCCCGGTGGCTGTCCACTTTGGCCTGCAGGTCCTCGAGGTCCACATTGCCCTCGGCGGTGCACTTGACCACGACCACCCGCATCCCGGCGAGCACCGCGGAGGCGGCGTTGGTGCCGTGCGCGGACGACGGGATCAGGCAGACGTCCCGCTCCGGCTGACCGTTGGCCCGGTGGTAGCCGCGGATGGCCAGCAGCCCGGCCAGCTCACCCTGGCTGCCCGCGTTCGGCTGCAGGGACACCTCGTCGTAGCCGGTGACCTCGGCGAGCCAGCCGGACAGCTGCCGGACCAGCTCGTGGTACCCCTCGGCGTCCCCGGCCGGCGCGAACGGGTGGATCCCGGCGAACTCGCGCCAGCTGATCGGCTCCATCTCGGTGGTGGCGTTGAGCTTCATCGTGCACGAACCGAGCGGGATCATCCCGCGGTCGAGCGCGAAGTCCTGGTCGGCGAGCCGGCGCAGGTAACGCAGCATCGACGTCTCCGAGCGGTGCGTGCTGAACACCTCGTGCGTCATGAACCCGCTCTCGCGCACGAGACCGCTCGGCAGCGCCTTCGAGACTTCACCCGCACTGTCCACACCAAACGCACGAAGCACCTTCGCCAGCGTCTCGGGGCGAGTCACCTCGTCACAGGCGACGCGTACGTGGTCGGCGTCGACATGGCCGAGGTTGATTCCCGCCTCGCGGGCAGCAGCGTGCACCTCGGCGGCACGGCCAGGCACATGCGCCACGACAGTGTCGAAGAACGCCTCGTGCACGACCTCGACCCCACCCGTGCGCAACGCGTCCGCGAAGCCCGCAGCCAGCCCGTGTACGCGGTCCGCGATGGACTTGAGGCCCTCCGGACCGTGGTAGACCGCGTACATCGCGGCCAGCACGGCGGGCAGCACCTGCGCGGTGCAGATGTTCGACGTCGCCTTCTCGCGGCGGATGTGCTGCTCACGGGTCTGCAGCGCGAGCCGGTACGCCGGGTTGCCGTCGGCGTCCACCGACACCCCGACGAGCCGGCCGGGCAGCGAACGCTCCAGACCGGACCGTACGGCGATGTACCCGGCGTGCGGTCCGCCGTACCCGAGCGGCACACCGAAGCGCTGCGTCGAGCCCACCGCGACGTCCGCGCCGAACTCACCGGGCGCCGCGACCAGCGTGAGCGCCAGCAGGTCGGCAGCCACCGTGTACAACGCGCCCGCGGCCTTCGCCGCCTCGGACACCGCCTGGTAGAAGCCACGCCCCCGCAGCACCCCGGACGCGCCCGGGTACTGCACGACGACACCGAAGAACTCCTCCGGCAGCCCGGTGAGCAGGTCGCGCACCTGCACCTCGATGCCCAGCGCCGCGGCCCGCGTACGCACCACCGCGACCGTCTGCGGCAGGCATTCCGCGTCCAGCACGAGCACGTCGGACTTCGCCTTCGACGTCCGCCGCATCACCGTCATCGCTTCGGCGACCGCGGTGGACTCGTCCAGCAGGGAGGCGTTCGCGGTGGCCAGTCCGGTGAGGTCGGAGACCATCGTCTGGAAGTTGAGCAGCGCCTCGAGCCGGCCCTGCGAGATCTCCGGCTGGTACGGCGTGTAAGCGGTGTACCAGGCCGGGTTCTCCAGCACGTTGCGGCGGACCACGCCGGGCGTGACGGTGTCGTAGTAGCCCAGCCCGATCATCTGCGTCATCGGACGGTTGCGCGCGGCGAGCGCACGCAGCTCAGCGGTGGCTTCCTCCTCCGACGCGGCGGCCGGCAGGTCCAGGTCACGCGTCGTGCGGATGGCCGAGGGCACCGCGGCCTCGACGAGCGCGTCCAGGCTTCCGTAACCGCATTCAGCGAGCATCTTGGCCCGCTCGGCCTCGCCGGGACCGATGTGACGGGTGTCGAAAGGGGTGGAGGTGATGGGAGCTCCTCGGGACGGGCACCGGGCGCGGCGGTGCGCTGGGAACTCCCCCTCTGTCATGGGCACCTGAGAGATTCACCGCGCAGATCGCTCTGCCATGCGGCTTTCACCTTGGGTGAGGCGCGGGTGCGCCTGCTTTCCAGAGTGGCCTCGCCGAAAGCGGTAGTGGGTACCTGAGAGATTCCGGGGAGTTTGCTCCTTCGGTGCCCCTTCGCCGGCACTGCTCGACGGCACTGCTGACCTGAGGCTCTCCCGCTCCGGCTCGAACGGCCCGTATGAAGTTGTCCCGCGGCGTGCCCGCGGGCGCTGCTGTGGTGGCACCATACCTGCCGGTCCGCGAACCAGTCCAGCTCGACCGGGTCACGCCACACCCGGTGGGGCACCTCTCACAGCGGGGTGACGTAGGCCCCGGAGATGCCGCCGTCGACGAGGAATTGGGAGGCGGTGATGAAGCTCGCGTCGTCGCTGGCGAGGAAGGCCACCGCGGCGGCGATCTCCTCCGGCTCGGCGAACCGGCCGAGCGGCACGTGCACCAGCCGCCGCGCCGCGCGCTCCGGATCCTTCGCGAACAGCTCCTCAAGCAGCGGTGTGTTCACCGGGCCCGGGCACAGCGCGTTGACCCGGATGTTCTCCCGCGCGAACTGGACGCCCAGCTCACGCGTCATCGCGAGCACTCCGCCCTTGGACGCGGTGTAGGAGATCTGCGACGTCGCCGCGCCCAGCACCGCGACGAACGACGCCGTGTTCACGATCGCACCCTTGCCCTGGCGCTGCATGTGCGGCAGGACGGCCTTGCAGCACAGGTACACCGAGGTGAGATTGACCCGCTGCACCTTCTCCCACGCCTCGATGCCGGTGGTGAGGATGGAATCGTCCTCGGGCGGCGAGATGCCCGCGTTGTTGAACGCCACGTCGACCGTGCCGAATTCGTCGACAGTGGCCTGGAACAGCGCGTCGACCTGCTCGGCGTCGGTCACGTCGGTCTGTACGAACCGGCCGCCCACCTCGTCGGCCGCCGCCTTGCCCTGCTCCGGGGTGACGTCGGCGATCACCACCTTGGCTCCCTCGTCTGCCAGCCGACGGGCGGCGGCGAGGCCGATCCCGCTCGCCCCGCCGGTGATGACCACGACGCGGTCCTCGAAACGCTGCACCATCTGGTTCATGCCTCCGTGTTCAGGACGTGCTCAGGAAAACGTTCTTCGTCTCGGTGAACGCCGCGGCGGCGTCCGGGCCCAGCTCCCGCCCCAGCCCCGACTGCTTGAAGCCGCCGAACGGCGTCCAGTAGCGGACCGAGGCGTGCGAATTGACCGACAGGTTCCCGGCTTCCACCGCGCGCGACACCCGGAACGCACGGCCGACGTCGCGGGTCCAGATCGATCCGGACAGCCCGTAGTCGGTGTGGTTGGCCATGCGGACCGCTTCGTCCTCGTCGCGGAAGCGCAGGACCGCGACGACCGGGCCGAAGATCTCGTCGCGGGCGAGCGGATCGGCCAGCCCGGACGGCGTCACCACCGTGGGCGCGAACCAGTAGCCCGGCCCGTCCGGGGCGCTGCCGCGGAAGGCCACCGGCGTTCCGTCACCGACGTAGGAGGAGACCTTCGCGTGGTGCGCCGCGGAAATCAGCGGGCCCATCTCGCTCGTCTCCGCACCCGGGTCGCCGACGACGACACCTCGCACGGCCGGCTCCAGCAGCTCCATGAACCGGTCGAACACGGTGTCCTGCACCAGGATCAGCGACCGCGCGCAGCAGTCCTGACCGGCGTTGTCGAACACCCCGTACGGCGCGGTCGCGGCGGCCTGCTCCAGGTCGGCGTCGTCGAACACCACGTTCGCGTTCTTGCCGCCCAGCTCCAGCGTCACGCGCTTCACCTGCTCCGCGCAGCCGGCCATGATCTGCTTGCCGACCTCGGTCGAACCGGTGAACACGACCTTGCGCACCGCCGGATGCGTCACGAACCGTTGCCCCACCACCGATCCTTTGCCCGGCAGCACCTGGAACACGTCGTCCGGGAGGCCCGCCTCGCGGGCCAGCTCGGCCAGCCGCAGCGCGGTCAGCGGGGTCAGCTCGGCGGGTTTGAGCACCACCGTGTTGCCCGCCGCCAGCGCCGGTGCGAACCCCCAGCCGGCGATCGGCATCGGAAAGTTCCACGGCACGATCACCCCGACCACGCCGAGCGGCTCGTGGAACGTGACGTTCACCCCGCCTGGCACCGGGATCTGCTGGCCCAGCAGGCGTTCCGGCGCGCCGGCGTAGTACTCCAGCACGTCGCGGACGTTGCCGGCCTCCCAGCGGGCGTTGCCGATCGTGTGCCCGGAATTCGCCACCTCCAGCCGCGCCAGGTTCTCCCGGTCGGCGTCCACGGCGGCGGCGAATCGGCGCAGCAGCCGGGCCCGATCGCCCGGCTCCACCGCCCGCCACGCCGGGAACGCGGCCTGCGCACGGGCGATCGCCGCGTCCGTTTCCGCGGCACTGGTGAGCGGAACCTGGCGGACCACCTGCTCGGTGGCCGGATTGAGTACGTCGAAACTGCCCGCCGTGTCGGCTGCGTTCGTCATCTGCCCTCCCGCGCGGCGTTCACCAGAGCGGCGAACAACCGGACGTCGTCGGTGTCCTGTTCCGGATGCCACTGCACGCCGAGCACGAATCCACCGGACAGCTCGGCTGCTTCGATCGTGCCGTCCGCGGCACGGCCGGAGGCGACCAGTCCCACACCGAGCCGGTCGACGGCCTGGTGGTGGTAGCAGCGCGCCTTCGTCTCGGTGCCGAAGATCGCGGCGGCACGGCTGCCCGGGGTCAACGCGACCGAGGTCGTACCGAACGTCGCCCGAGCCGGTTGGTGTGCCGTGCTGCCGAGGGATTCCGGCAGGTGCTGGGCCAACGTGCCGCCGAGGGCGACGTTGATCACCTGCATCCCGCGGCACACGCCCAGCACGGGCTTTCCCGCGGCCCGGGCGGCCGCGAACAGACCGGCTTCGAAGACGTCCCGCTCCGGACGGCTGGCGGTGGACGGGTGCGGCTCCTGCCCGTAGCGGCCGGGATCGACGTCCGCGCCCCCGGTGAGCACGAGGCCGTCGACCCGTGCCACGAGCTCGTCGTACGCCGCGGTGACCGGTGGCAGCAGCACCGGGATGCCGCCCGCGGCCACGACACATTCGGAGTAGACCCGGTGCAGCACCGTGGCTTCCGCGTCCCAGACGACGAACTTCGCGGGCTCCGCATACGTGGTGAGGCCGATGACCGGCACGTCAGAGGAGTCACAGGCGTTCGAAACCACGGATCCGTTCCCAATCCGTCACCGCGCTCTCGAAGGCCGCCAGCTCGACCCGCGCGGCGTTGAGGTAGTGGTCGACGACCTCGTCGCCGAAGGCGTCACGCGCGATACGGCTCTCGTCGAGCGCCGCG carries:
- the gcvT gene encoding glycine cleavage system aminomethyltransferase GcvT; this encodes MSKETSLHGVHQDLGALFTDFAGWSMPVRYASELAEHKAVREAVGLFDLSHMAEIHVRGAQAADVLDHALVGNLSGLKPGRARYTMICDAEGGVLDDLVVYRLADEEYLVVANAGNADVVAEALAERVRGFDAVVDNRSEATALIAVQGPKAADVLAAVTDADLAALKYYASVPAVVKGHEVLLARTGYTGEDGFELFVAAAEAPALWGILTEAGEPHGLIPCGLACRDTLRLEAGMPLYGNELSRALNPFAAGLGRVVKFEKPGDFVGRAALEELAKAEVPRVRVGLRGAGRRAPRRGYRLLSEEAEVGEVTSGALSPTLGYPIAMAYVDRAYAEPGTRLSVDIRGKIEPVEVVGLPFYSRA
- the gcvP gene encoding aminomethyl-transferring glycine dehydrogenase gives rise to the protein MTSTPFDTRHIGPGEAERAKMLAECGYGSLDALVEAAVPSAIRTTRDLDLPAAASEEEATAELRALAARNRPMTQMIGLGYYDTVTPGVVRRNVLENPAWYTAYTPYQPEISQGRLEALLNFQTMVSDLTGLATANASLLDESTAVAEAMTVMRRTSKAKSDVLVLDAECLPQTVAVVRTRAAALGIEVQVRDLLTGLPEEFFGVVVQYPGASGVLRGRGFYQAVSEAAKAAGALYTVAADLLALTLVAAPGEFGADVAVGSTQRFGVPLGYGGPHAGYIAVRSGLERSLPGRLVGVSVDADGNPAYRLALQTREQHIRREKATSNICTAQVLPAVLAAMYAVYHGPEGLKSIADRVHGLAAGFADALRTGGVEVVHEAFFDTVVAHVPGRAAEVHAAAREAGINLGHVDADHVRVACDEVTRPETLAKVLRAFGVDSAGEVSKALPSGLVRESGFMTHEVFSTHRSETSMLRYLRRLADQDFALDRGMIPLGSCTMKLNATTEMEPISWREFAGIHPFAPAGDAEGYHELVRQLSGWLAEVTGYDEVSLQPNAGSQGELAGLLAIRGYHRANGQPERDVCLIPSSAHGTNAASAVLAGMRVVVVKCTAEGNVDLEDLQAKVDSHRDTLAAIMVTYPSTHGVYEHGIERLAKIVHDGGGQVYVDGANLNALLGLAKPGEFGGDVSHLNLHKTFCIPHGGGGPGVGPVAVRAHLAPHLPNHPLLAQAGPETGVGPISGAPYGSASILPISWAYVRMMGASGLTAATEVAVLAANYVAARLAPHYPVLYTGQDGLVAHECILDLRGITKETGVTVDDVAKRLIDYGFHAPTMSFPVAGTLMVEPTESENLAEIDRFCEAMIAIRHEIDEVAAGRWTAATSPLRGAPHTAEALVGEWSADYDRELAVYPAGVSRRTKYWPPVRRIDGARGDRNLVCSCPPLDAYSS
- a CDS encoding 3-oxoacyl-ACP reductase → MVQRFEDRVVVITGGASGIGLAAARRLADEGAKVVIADVTPEQGKAAADEVGGRFVQTDVTDAEQVDALFQATVDEFGTVDVAFNNAGISPPEDDSILTTGIEAWEKVQRVNLTSVYLCCKAVLPHMQRQGKGAIVNTASFVAVLGAATSQISYTASKGGVLAMTRELGVQFARENIRVNALCPGPVNTPLLEELFAKDPERAARRLVHVPLGRFAEPEEIAAAVAFLASDDASFITASQFLVDGGISGAYVTPL
- a CDS encoding aldehyde dehydrogenase family protein translates to MTNAADTAGSFDVLNPATEQVVRQVPLTSAAETDAAIARAQAAFPAWRAVEPGDRARLLRRFAAAVDADRENLARLEVANSGHTIGNARWEAGNVRDVLEYYAGAPERLLGQQIPVPGGVNVTFHEPLGVVGVIVPWNFPMPIAGWGFAPALAAGNTVVLKPAELTPLTALRLAELAREAGLPDDVFQVLPGKGSVVGQRFVTHPAVRKVVFTGSTEVGKQIMAGCAEQVKRVTLELGGKNANVVFDDADLEQAAATAPYGVFDNAGQDCCARSLILVQDTVFDRFMELLEPAVRGVVVGDPGAETSEMGPLISAAHHAKVSSYVGDGTPVAFRGSAPDGPGYWFAPTVVTPSGLADPLARDEIFGPVVAVLRFRDEDEAVRMANHTDYGLSGSIWTRDVGRAFRVSRAVEAGNLSVNSHASVRYWTPFGGFKQSGLGRELGPDAAAAFTETKNVFLSTS
- a CDS encoding gamma-glutamyl-gamma-aminobutyrate hydrolase family protein, with the protein product MPVIGLTTYAEPAKFVVWDAEATVLHRVYSECVVAAGGIPVLLPPVTAAYDELVARVDGLVLTGGADVDPGRYGQEPHPSTASRPERDVFEAGLFAAARAAGKPVLGVCRGMQVINVALGGTLAQHLPESLGSTAHQPARATFGTTSVALTPGSRAAAIFGTETKARCYHHQAVDRLGVGLVASGRAADGTIEAAELSGGFVLGVQWHPEQDTDDVRLFAALVNAAREGR